A window of the Candidatus Nitrosotalea okcheonensis genome harbors these coding sequences:
- the cutA gene encoding divalent-cation tolerance protein CutA, with the protein MGIIIVSTYPDKKSISQVAHVVVQRKLAACVNYTNINSVYSWKDKIEDTGEFLALFKTTAKSKQKLKEEIAKSHPYQVPEIVELKMDGISVPYMKWLDESTLGGKPKKRNHSSKRRNP; encoded by the coding sequence ATGGGGATTATCATAGTCTCAACATATCCTGACAAAAAATCAATTTCACAAGTGGCGCATGTTGTGGTACAAAGAAAACTGGCAGCCTGTGTCAACTATACTAACATAAACTCTGTCTATTCCTGGAAAGACAAGATTGAGGATACTGGAGAATTTTTAGCACTTTTTAAAACTACTGCAAAATCAAAACAAAAACTCAAAGAAGAGATAGCAAAATCTCATCCGTATCAAGTGCCAGAAATTGTAGAGCTAAAGATGGATGGTATCAGCGTACCGTACATGAAATGGCTTGACGAGTCAACTTTGGGGGGCAAACCTAAGAAGAGAAATCACTCCTCCAAGAGACGAAACCCGTAG
- a CDS encoding pelota family protein: MIIKKIDDNTVALIPEESDDLFTLRRVIDKGDRIIGDTSRAIKQEKDFARPDKAERIKIRIALDVEKISIDEVVDRLRVQGTIAESDNQSVSKGSHHSLTLKIGDAVTLIKKNWSEIEKRLVFEKKDHGAFLLVAIDTTDCGLGRLSGTHLKLLPNMYSGASGKRYKSKFNIQDFFKDVQSAISTLIRDGDSIVIFGPGETKKRLVNFLAEIPSIKGHKVQAVDGIDSSGEDGIYTFIKSDIMKQTLDTSKIAKVSAILDETMTRANKKSNKFTMGFEETARANEVGAVESLVFSDRIFEKQDEDKIIEFLNQVESKGVEVYAVDSTTDAGLRVSSLGGVISLLRFAPQS, translated from the coding sequence TTGATTATCAAAAAAATAGATGACAATACAGTAGCCCTAATACCAGAGGAATCAGACGATCTCTTCACACTACGGCGTGTCATAGACAAGGGTGACAGGATAATTGGGGACACGTCAAGGGCCATCAAGCAGGAGAAAGATTTTGCAAGACCTGACAAGGCTGAAAGGATAAAAATCCGCATAGCACTAGACGTTGAAAAAATTTCTATCGATGAGGTAGTTGATAGATTAAGAGTCCAGGGTACCATAGCAGAGTCAGACAATCAATCCGTAAGCAAAGGATCACACCACTCCCTGACACTAAAAATTGGTGACGCAGTTACTCTAATCAAGAAGAATTGGAGTGAGATTGAAAAGAGACTGGTCTTTGAAAAAAAGGATCATGGTGCATTTCTTCTTGTTGCAATAGATACAACAGACTGTGGATTGGGAAGATTGAGTGGAACGCATCTCAAACTTTTGCCAAACATGTATTCGGGTGCAAGCGGAAAGAGATACAAGTCCAAATTCAACATACAGGACTTTTTCAAAGACGTTCAAAGTGCAATCTCGACATTGATAAGAGATGGAGACAGCATAGTGATATTTGGGCCAGGCGAGACCAAGAAGAGGCTGGTAAATTTTCTCGCAGAGATTCCATCAATAAAGGGACACAAGGTACAGGCAGTAGACGGAATAGATTCTTCAGGAGAGGATGGAATTTACACTTTTATAAAATCAGACATTATGAAACAGACACTTGATACAAGCAAGATTGCAAAGGTTTCTGCCATACTGGATGAAACCATGACAAGGGCAAACAAGAAAAGCAACAAGTTTACCATGGGTTTTGAGGAGACTGCAAGGGCAAATGAGGTAGGCGCAGTAGAATCACTGGTATTTTCAGACAGGATATTTGAAAAGCAAGATGAAGACAAGATAATAGAGTTTCTCAACCAAGTCGAGTCAAAAGGAGTCGAGGTTTATGCAGTAGATTCCACCACAGATGCAGGACTACGGGTTTCGTCTCTTGGAGGAGTGATTTCTCTTCTTAGGTTTGCCCCCCAAAGTTGA
- a CDS encoding secondary thiamine-phosphate synthase enzyme YjbQ, with protein sequence MKSYTEYLTYNVPSRRGFVNITPEVRKIIQKSGIKEGLCLVNAMHITASVFINDNESGLHQDYEKWLEGIAPHEPVSQYQHNNTGEDNADAHLKRQVMGREVVVAMTKGQLDFGPWEQIFYGEFDGKRPKRVLVKVIGE encoded by the coding sequence ATGAAATCATATACTGAATATCTTACGTACAATGTTCCCTCAAGAAGAGGATTTGTAAATATTACACCGGAGGTGAGAAAAATAATCCAAAAAAGTGGCATTAAAGAGGGTCTCTGTCTTGTCAATGCAATGCACATCACTGCAAGTGTCTTCATTAATGACAACGAGAGTGGATTGCATCAAGACTATGAAAAATGGCTAGAAGGTATCGCTCCACATGAACCGGTATCACAGTATCAGCACAACAATACTGGAGAAGATAATGCGGATGCACATCTCAAAAGGCAAGTGATGGGAAGGGAAGTTGTAGTGGCTATGACAAAAGGTCAGCTTGATTTTGGTCCATGGGAGCAGATCTTTTATGGAGAGTTTGACGGC